In a single window of the Papaver somniferum cultivar HN1 chromosome 8, ASM357369v1, whole genome shotgun sequence genome:
- the LOC113301315 gene encoding 3beta-hydroxysteroid-dehydrogenase/decarboxylase-like has translation MVGVERYCVVTGGRGFAARHLVTMLIESREWLVRVADLGSEIKLEPYEEEGVLGEALRSGRAQYVSADLRDKAQVIKALEGAEVVFHMAAPDSSINNHKLHYAVNVEGTKNVIDACVECKVKRLIHTSSPSVVFDGVHGTDNADESMPYPSKHNDSYSATKTEGEMLALKANGENGLLTCCIRPSSIFGPGDRLLVPSLVTAARAGKSKFIIGDGNNLYDFTYVENVAHAHICAEKALSSGGEIAERAAGQAYFITNMEPMKFWEFVAVILDGLGYERPSIKIPAPVMKPIAQLVALMYKVLGPYGMPVPQLTPSRISLLTCNRTFSCSKAKDRIFYTPIVSLQEGLKRTIDSYSHLRADLTKREGPSKSYLLLGSGKAADTLLWRDRKQTISALIVLIAFYYYFVATEYTIITAASKLLMVTTFFLFVHGFLPSKLFGYSIEKIPSSSFHFSEERCHRNALFVGSIWNSIANTLQSLCKGKDWTLFVKVFSSLLFLSFLGSKSIQCIYLVGVLFAFTAFFVYEKKEEEIDGIAHKALSLGCKVKSDISKKFLRSN, from the exons ATGGTTGGGGTGGAGAGATATTGTGTTGTGACAGGTGGGAGGGGTTTTGCGGCCCGTCATTTGGTGACAATGCTCATTGAATCACGGGAATGGTTGGTTAGAGTTGCCGATTTAGGGTCCGAAATTAAGCTTGAGCCATATGAGGAAGAAGGAGTTCTTGGTGAAGCTCTTCGATCAGGCCGTGCTCAGTATGTCTCTGCGGATCTTCGAGACAAAGCCCAAGTGATTAAAG CCTTGGAAGGGGCAGAGGTTGTTTTCCACATGGCTGCTCCAGATTCATCGATCAACAATCACAAGCTGCATTACGCAGTCAATGTAGAAG GAACCAAGAACGTTATTGATGCCTGTGTTGAGTGCAAAGTGAAGAGACTCATCCATACTAGCTCTCCTAGTGTCGTCTTTGATGGGGTTCATGGTACAGATAATGCAGATGAATCAATGCCCTACCCATCTAAG CACAATGATTCCTATTCAGCAACTAAAACTGAAGGAGAGATGTTGGCTTTAAAGGCAAACGGTGAAAATGGGCTCCTAACATGCTGCATACGCCCTAGTAGCATTTTTGGTCCTGGTGATAGGCTGTTGGTTCCATCTTTAGTTACTGCTGCAAGAGCCGGAAAGTCTAAA TTCATCATTGGTGATGGCAATAACCTCTATGATTTCACGTATGTTGAAAACGTGGCTCATGCCCATATATGTGCTGAGAAAGCTCTATCCTCAGGAGGGGAAATTGCGGAAAGAGCTGCTGGTCAG GCCTACTTTATCACCAATATGGAACCAATGAAGTTTTGGGAGTTTGTCGCAGTTATCCTTGATGGTCTTGGCTACGAGAG ACCAAGTATCAAGATTCCAGCCCCTGTCATGAAGCCGATAGCGCAGTTGGTAGCTTTGATGTATAAGGTGTTAGGGCCCTACGGGATGCCTGTTCCACAACTGACACCTTCAAGGATTAGTCTGCTCACATGCAACAGAACTTTCAGTTGTTCGAAAGCCAAGGACCGGATCTTTTATACACCCATTGTCTCACTTCAG GAGGGCCTGAAGAGAACAATTGACTCATACTCACACTTAAGAGCTGATTTAACAAAGAGAGAAGGACCATCCAAATCTTATTTGTTACTCGGAAGTGGAAAGG CTGCTGACACACTTCTATGGAGGGATCGAAAGCAGACAATCAGTGCACTGATTGTCCTGATTGCTTTCTACTATTACTTTGTTGCAACTGAGTATACCATCATTACCGCTGCTTCAAAGCTTCTTATGGTGACAACATTCTTCTTGTTTGTCCATGGCTTTCTACCTTCTAAATT ATTTGGCTATTCAATTGAGAAAATCCCTTCATCGAGTTTCCACTTTTCCGAGGAAAGGTGTCACCGGAATGCTCTGTTTGTTGGGTCCATTTGGAACTCAATCGCCAATACTTTACAATCACTTTGCAAGGGGAAGGACTGGACCCTATTTGTTAAG GTTTTTTCGTCTCTGTTATTCTTGAGCTTCCTTGGATCAAAATCAATTCAGTGCATATACTTAGTAG GAGTTCTATTTGCTTTCACAGCTTTCTTTGTATacgagaagaaggaagaagaaattgaCGGTATAGCACACAAAGCTCTTTCCTTAGGTTGTAAAGTAAAATCAGATATCTCCAAAAAATTCTTAAGATCCAACTGA